One window of the Calliopsis andreniformis isolate RMS-2024a chromosome 11, iyCalAndr_principal, whole genome shotgun sequence genome contains the following:
- the LOC143185366 gene encoding uncharacterized protein LOC143185366: MKYENSDSIMTEFIGLRAKAYALKVFGKKDVKTLKSVKNNVVAKMINFDDYKHCLRNAYEISRRQSCIRSELHKVYIVTKLKIALSPYDDKRYLISDSNDIPAWGHYKIKL; this comes from the coding sequence ATGAAGTATGAAAACAGTGATTCAATAATGACTGAATTCATTGGACTCAGAGCAAAGGCGTATGCTTTGAAAGTGTTTGGTAAGAAAGATGTCAAAACGTTGAAAAGTGTCAAAAACAATGTTGTTGCCAAAATGATCAATTTCGATGATTACAAGCATTGTTTACGCAATGCATATGAAATATCTCGTCGTCAGTCATGCATAAGATCTGAATTGCATAAGGTATATATTgtaacaaaattgaaaattgctctCAGTCCATATGATGATAAGCGATATCTTATATCTGATTCAAATGATATACCAGCTTGGgggcattataaaataaaattgtaa